From Pelotomaculum schinkii, one genomic window encodes:
- the acs gene encoding acetate--CoA ligase alpha subunit — MADLTSFFRPNSVAVVGASKTPGKISNAIMRNIISSGYQGAIYPVNPRESEIEGLACYPSVGAIPDSVDMAVMVVPASKVVAAARECGEKGVKTLTVITAGFKEIGKEGLELEKKLTEICEEFNMRMLGPNCVGVMDTHTPINASFTAAAPVKGEIAFLSQSGAILLAILDWSATAGLGYSKVVSLGNKANLSEIDFIEEAANDPYTKVILCYLEDIVDGARFLKVAGEAAKKKPIIVLKSGVSQAGAQAASSHTGALAGSDLAYDTAFEQCGIIRATTMTELFDLAIAFTKSPIPAGDRVAIVTNSGGPGIIATDNVEDMGLKMARFDKSTLDEFRTNLPKEANIYNPVDVLGDARTDRYQYALNKVLDDPNVDSVLVLMCPTAVTEPVETSRSIVEARDAHPDKPVFAAYMGGPLLAEGAGILAENGIPCFTFPEPAILCINGLNKYKRYLDTVDSKQARDQLEVDQKTVKAIFYDVTRERRLNLLSSEASAVAEAYGIPVAPIVLTTTADEAVAAANEMGYPVVLKVASPKILHKSDVGGVKVGINSPEEVQKAYLMIMESVHRYLPKVVVHGIEVQKMMPKGTELIIGMTKDVQFGPLVAFGLGGIHVNLLKDVSFRLASSLNDEKVVGAMLSETKAYTLLKGYRGEAPRDMAAVVDVVKRAARLVTDFPEITEMDINPVFAYENGVSALDIKITIS; from the coding sequence GTGGCTGACTTAACAAGTTTTTTTCGACCCAATTCCGTAGCAGTTGTGGGGGCCTCTAAAACTCCCGGAAAAATCAGCAACGCGATTATGCGTAATATTATTTCCTCCGGTTATCAGGGTGCTATTTATCCCGTCAATCCAAGAGAGAGCGAAATAGAGGGACTTGCCTGCTACCCGTCGGTGGGCGCTATACCAGACTCGGTTGATATGGCAGTTATGGTCGTACCGGCGTCGAAGGTAGTGGCGGCAGCCCGTGAATGCGGTGAAAAAGGAGTCAAAACCCTGACCGTAATCACAGCCGGCTTCAAGGAAATCGGTAAAGAAGGGCTGGAGCTGGAAAAGAAACTGACTGAGATCTGTGAAGAGTTTAACATGCGTATGCTGGGACCCAACTGTGTTGGCGTGATGGATACACATACACCTATTAACGCCTCTTTTACCGCTGCAGCTCCGGTCAAGGGAGAAATCGCCTTTCTTTCCCAGAGCGGCGCTATCCTGCTGGCCATTTTGGACTGGAGCGCTACTGCCGGGCTCGGCTACAGTAAAGTGGTCAGTCTCGGGAACAAGGCCAACCTTTCCGAGATCGATTTTATCGAGGAAGCAGCGAATGATCCTTATACCAAGGTTATTCTGTGTTATTTAGAGGATATTGTGGATGGCGCCCGCTTCCTCAAAGTAGCAGGAGAGGCCGCCAAGAAAAAGCCTATTATCGTCCTGAAGTCCGGGGTCAGCCAGGCCGGAGCCCAGGCAGCTTCCTCTCACACCGGCGCTTTGGCCGGCAGCGATCTGGCCTATGACACCGCGTTTGAGCAGTGCGGGATCATCCGGGCTACTACCATGACCGAGCTTTTCGATCTGGCCATCGCATTTACAAAATCCCCCATTCCCGCTGGAGACAGGGTGGCTATCGTCACCAATTCCGGGGGACCGGGGATTATCGCTACAGACAATGTAGAGGACATGGGGCTCAAAATGGCCCGCTTCGACAAGAGTACCCTTGATGAATTCCGTACCAACCTGCCCAAAGAAGCCAACATCTATAACCCTGTTGATGTTCTGGGAGACGCCAGGACCGACCGTTACCAGTATGCCCTGAACAAGGTGCTGGATGACCCCAATGTCGACAGTGTCCTGGTCCTGATGTGCCCGACCGCCGTTACCGAACCGGTCGAAACTTCAAGGAGCATCGTGGAGGCCAGGGACGCACATCCGGATAAGCCAGTCTTCGCGGCCTACATGGGAGGACCTCTTCTTGCCGAAGGCGCGGGCATTCTGGCTGAAAACGGGATCCCTTGCTTCACCTTCCCTGAACCAGCCATTTTATGTATAAACGGCCTGAATAAATATAAACGGTACCTAGACACGGTGGACAGCAAGCAAGCGCGCGACCAATTGGAAGTCGACCAAAAGACGGTCAAGGCCATTTTTTATGACGTAACCAGGGAACGTCGCCTGAACCTGCTGAGCAGCGAGGCGTCCGCGGTAGCCGAGGCTTACGGTATTCCGGTCGCCCCTATCGTCCTGACTACCACTGCCGATGAGGCGGTGGCCGCTGCCAATGAGATGGGATATCCCGTGGTGCTCAAGGTGGCTTCGCCCAAAATTCTGCACAAATCCGACGTGGGCGGGGTGAAAGTGGGAATAAACTCCCCTGAGGAAGTCCAAAAGGCCTATCTGATGATTATGGAGAGTGTGCACCGCTACCTGCCCAAGGTCGTTGTGCATGGTATTGAGGTGCAAAAAATGATGCCCAAGGGAACAGAGCTGATTATCGGCATGACCAAGGATGTGCAGTTCGGCCCCCTGGTTGCTTTCGGATTGGGCGGGATCCACGTCAACCTCTTAAAGGATGTATCCTTCCGCCTTGCGTCCAGCCTGAACGATGAGAAAGTAGTTGGCGCAATGCTCTCAGAAACCAAAGCCTATACCCTCCTGAAGGGCTACCGTGGAGAGGCCCCGCGGGACATGGCGGCAGTGGTGGATGTAGTTAAGCGGGCAGCCAGGCTGGTCACAGATTTTCCCGAAATCACCGAGATGGACATCAACCCTGTGTTTGCTTATGAGAATGGTGTTTCAGCCCTGGATATTAAAATAACGATTTCTTGA
- a CDS encoding (Fe-S)-binding protein, with translation MERYLFFFLMSGSCMYFFYKIYRRIRYIRLGRPAQHTDRPLERLKYFAVNVLGQKKIRRYPLFGLCHACIMYGFVILLPGIPNMAAERLFNTGIPFVGKNALYLFVKDLFIILVIAGITGCLLRRMIKKPEWLKNNTEAIGLLLLIFTIVLTEALYHGTNLALQLGGGKLWPAPLAGALSDFFVNKPPEVIGTAASIFWWAHFLAIFSLLWIVPNSKHLHLLFAPFNTYWHSLEHRGAIKPIELEGATDEKAGVHKMEDFTWKQLFEAYTCTKCGRCNDQCPAHQSGEPVKPKPLQGRFRKHIEERAPLLLKQKSRQDIKLAAAEQAILKKNIIGDVYKKDFIWGCAMCGSCEEACPVSVEHTPKIIAMRRHLVLAKKDYSDEMRQFFSNIKSHGNPWGVARHDNNCWSASSGNKAIAGSNLAEYVFFAGCAASFDPKAGRAAAALNNMMRKAGLSFTTLGADEWCCGETARRMGHEALFQQIAKNNIRKWNQLGVRKIITSCAHCYNTLKNEYPQFGGNWEVIHHSVLLAGLLKEGRLKPTKNNNTTITYHDPCYLGRYNDVYREPREILRALPGVRLLEMQRSENWSFCCGAGGGRFWTKAVSENLIAAGRVQQVVATGASVLCTACPYCQMLMEETAACRGMQEQIQVLDIAELLEMAM, from the coding sequence ATGGAAAGATATTTGTTCTTTTTCTTGATGTCCGGATCGTGCATGTATTTCTTTTATAAAATATACCGGCGTATTCGTTATATCCGCCTGGGCAGACCGGCGCAGCATACCGACCGGCCGCTTGAGCGCTTGAAATATTTTGCCGTTAACGTATTGGGTCAAAAGAAGATCCGCCGTTATCCGCTCTTTGGCTTATGCCACGCCTGCATCATGTACGGTTTTGTGATCCTGTTGCCGGGTATTCCCAACATGGCCGCCGAAAGGCTCTTTAACACCGGCATTCCTTTCGTGGGGAAAAACGCGCTGTATCTCTTTGTAAAAGATCTGTTTATCATATTGGTTATTGCCGGCATAACCGGCTGTCTCTTGCGGCGGATGATCAAAAAACCGGAATGGCTGAAAAATAACACCGAAGCTATTGGGCTTTTATTGCTCATTTTTACTATCGTCTTAACTGAAGCGCTGTATCACGGGACCAACCTGGCGTTGCAGTTAGGCGGCGGTAAGCTTTGGCCCGCTCCCCTGGCCGGAGCGCTCTCCGACTTTTTCGTTAATAAGCCGCCAGAGGTCATCGGGACGGCAGCGTCCATTTTCTGGTGGGCGCACTTCCTGGCCATTTTTTCTTTACTCTGGATTGTCCCCAACTCCAAGCACCTGCACCTGCTCTTTGCTCCTTTCAACACTTACTGGCACTCGCTGGAGCACAGGGGGGCGATTAAGCCAATCGAGCTGGAAGGTGCAACCGACGAGAAGGCCGGGGTCCATAAGATGGAGGACTTTACCTGGAAACAGCTTTTCGAGGCTTACACCTGCACGAAGTGCGGGCGCTGCAACGACCAGTGCCCGGCCCACCAGAGCGGCGAGCCGGTAAAGCCCAAGCCGCTGCAGGGCCGTTTCCGCAAGCACATCGAAGAGAGGGCGCCGCTTCTGCTTAAGCAGAAGTCCAGGCAGGACATCAAGCTGGCTGCTGCCGAACAGGCAATCTTAAAGAAGAATATCATCGGCGATGTCTATAAAAAAGATTTTATCTGGGGCTGCGCCATGTGCGGCAGCTGCGAGGAGGCCTGTCCGGTTTCTGTCGAGCATACTCCCAAGATTATTGCAATGCGGCGTCATCTGGTCCTGGCCAAAAAAGATTACTCTGACGAGATGCGGCAGTTTTTTAGCAACATCAAGTCGCACGGCAACCCCTGGGGAGTGGCCCGTCACGATAATAACTGCTGGTCGGCAAGCTCCGGCAACAAAGCGATAGCAGGCAGTAACCTCGCGGAGTATGTTTTTTTCGCAGGCTGCGCCGCTTCATTTGACCCAAAAGCCGGACGTGCAGCCGCAGCCCTGAACAATATGATGAGGAAGGCCGGATTATCTTTTACAACTCTTGGCGCAGACGAGTGGTGCTGTGGTGAAACAGCACGCAGGATGGGCCACGAAGCGCTCTTTCAGCAAATTGCAAAAAACAACATCAGAAAATGGAATCAATTGGGCGTCCGGAAGATTATCACCTCTTGCGCCCACTGCTATAATACTTTAAAAAATGAGTATCCCCAGTTCGGCGGTAATTGGGAAGTGATCCACCATTCCGTCTTACTGGCCGGTTTGTTAAAAGAAGGCAGGTTAAAGCCCACCAAAAACAACAATACGACGATAACCTACCATGATCCATGTTATCTCGGACGTTACAACGATGTCTACCGTGAGCCGCGCGAAATATTGAGGGCATTGCCCGGCGTCCGGCTGCTAGAGATGCAGCGCTCGGAGAACTGGTCGTTTTGCTGCGGGGCAGGCGGCGGCCGGTTCTGGACCAAGGCCGTGTCAGAAAACCTGATTGCTGCCGGCCGGGTACAGCAGGTGGTTGCTACCGGGGCATCCGTGCTGTGCACTGCCTGCCCATATTGCCAGATGCTGATGGAGGAGACGGCTGCCTGCCGGGGGATGCAGGAGCAAATTCAGGTCCTGGATATCGCCGAACTCCTGGAAATGGCCATGTAA
- a CDS encoding phosphotransacetylase family protein, with product MKSLYIMGTPGSGKTVVALGLAQKLQQEGYRVGYFKPVANGRNMTGKVDLDSVLMKEVLHLNISLEKIAPITASPFYLSAQASLKDGPAVIMDAYDEIASFSDIVIIDGALSIDILASYGLDSVSLAKKFGSKALMVLKIENDYSLDNAIFMNKHLALAEVPIMGTIFSNVPRPLYAKTGGVYSPILEQAGYKTLGVIPTRPEIASPTVGEYFDMLGGEILTGHERLDLHVEDMVIGGMTMASALTYLRRAANKAVILGGDRADLALAALETSTSVLILTGGLYPDVKVIARAEEMGVPIILVHYDTYTTVEKMGQVSRHIQPTDKTSIGVALENIVTHCNWEHIVNNL from the coding sequence ATGAAAAGTCTATATATTATGGGCACACCGGGCAGCGGTAAAACGGTGGTTGCGCTGGGCCTGGCGCAGAAGTTGCAGCAGGAAGGCTACAGGGTGGGATATTTTAAACCGGTAGCCAACGGGCGCAACATGACCGGGAAAGTCGACCTGGATTCTGTTCTTATGAAGGAAGTACTACACTTGAATATCTCCCTGGAAAAAATCGCCCCCATTACCGCTAGCCCCTTTTACCTGAGCGCGCAGGCCTCTTTAAAAGATGGCCCGGCGGTCATTATGGATGCTTATGATGAGATAGCAAGCTTTTCAGATATTGTTATTATCGATGGGGCGCTGTCTATTGACATTTTGGCAAGTTACGGGCTGGACAGCGTCAGCCTGGCCAAAAAATTTGGTTCTAAAGCCCTCATGGTGCTTAAAATTGAAAACGATTACAGCCTTGACAACGCCATCTTTATGAATAAGCACCTGGCCCTGGCGGAAGTCCCCATTATGGGCACCATCTTCAGCAATGTACCAAGGCCGCTTTACGCCAAAACAGGAGGCGTATACAGCCCCATCCTGGAACAGGCCGGCTACAAGACCCTGGGGGTAATCCCCACCAGACCGGAAATTGCCTCACCCACGGTTGGCGAATACTTCGATATGCTGGGCGGTGAAATTTTAACCGGACACGAACGGCTTGACCTGCATGTGGAGGATATGGTTATCGGCGGCATGACCATGGCCAGCGCCCTGACCTATCTCAGGAGAGCCGCCAACAAGGCCGTTATCCTGGGCGGCGACCGGGCTGATTTGGCTCTGGCAGCTCTTGAGACCAGTACATCCGTTTTAATCCTTACAGGTGGATTGTACCCCGACGTTAAGGTTATTGCCAGGGCTGAGGAAATGGGGGTCCCCATTATTCTGGTTCACTATGACACATATACCACCGTCGAGAAAATGGGCCAGGTAAGCCGGCATATCCAGCCAACCGACAAGACCAGCATCGGAGTCGCGCTGGAGAATATTGTTACCCACTGTAACTGGGAGCATATTGTAAATAATTTATAG
- a CDS encoding energy-coupling factor transporter ATPase, which translates to MPVIEINNLSYVYNSGTSNEKKALDNITLSVEKGEFLGVVGANGSGKSTLIQHFNGLLSPQSGSISVLGIDPRDKHNGAQLWKSVGLVFQFPEQQIFEATVFEELAYGLNNMELDKAEIPVRVNEALASVGLVPEQVRDLSPLCLSGGMRRRIAVASILAMKPDILILDEPTAGLDPEGCAHILTTVKRYQQEQKVTVIMVSHYINELIILADRVALLDQGRLKAWGPTRKVLERDELPYEHLLLPDYMKLLHNLKKRGLPINTGVLTVEEAAGEIDRLLKA; encoded by the coding sequence ATGCCGGTTATTGAAATCAACAACTTAAGCTATGTATACAATAGCGGGACGTCAAATGAGAAGAAGGCTCTTGATAACATCACCCTGTCGGTGGAAAAAGGCGAATTTCTGGGGGTTGTCGGCGCCAACGGTTCCGGCAAGTCAACTTTAATTCAGCATTTTAACGGGCTTTTATCCCCGCAATCCGGAAGCATATCCGTATTGGGCATTGATCCGCGGGACAAGCACAACGGAGCGCAGCTATGGAAATCCGTGGGACTGGTGTTTCAATTCCCCGAACAGCAGATTTTTGAAGCGACAGTATTTGAAGAACTGGCCTATGGGCTAAACAACATGGAGTTGGACAAGGCGGAAATTCCGGTTCGGGTTAATGAAGCACTGGCAAGTGTGGGGCTTGTCCCTGAACAGGTGCGGGATCTGTCGCCGTTGTGCTTGAGCGGGGGGATGCGGCGTCGCATTGCAGTGGCCAGTATCCTGGCCATGAAGCCCGATATTCTGATCCTGGATGAACCGACGGCAGGCTTGGATCCAGAGGGCTGCGCCCATATTCTTACTACCGTCAAAAGATATCAGCAGGAACAGAAAGTGACCGTCATTATGGTTTCGCATTATATTAACGAACTAATTATCCTGGCAGATCGTGTCGCCCTGCTGGATCAAGGCCGCCTCAAGGCCTGGGGCCCGACCAGAAAGGTTCTGGAGCGGGATGAGCTGCCTTATGAGCACCTGTTGCTGCCTGACTATATGAAATTACTGCATAATTTAAAAAAGCGGGGGCTGCCGATAAACACAGGGGTGCTGACTGTAGAAGAAGCGGCCGGTGAAATCGACAGGTTGTTGAAAGCATGA
- a CDS encoding energy-coupling factor transporter transmembrane component T family protein, which produces MKMMKRMKLGKYTPGTSIIHQLDPRTKLLGWLAMVTAILVSYSWPVLLLNTGLIFVVIYLSKTSLSSVLHGIKWLWIIFICSFLAQCIYTQGVSLFSLGPLTVTVEGVYRGLSTFLRLLILFLSSTILTMTTSPMKLAGGLEALFAPLVRLGAPVNQFAMLITISLRFIPTLLEEAETITRSQKSRGAPFTSPKKLVRLKTSLAVLIPLVVSSLQRATDLAAAMESRCYTGGPHHSRTRKLRFCRCDLAALLISITVSILPLICIYGMGLQVQSLQNLR; this is translated from the coding sequence ATGAAAATGATGAAAAGAATGAAGTTGGGAAAATACACGCCCGGTACCTCTATCATTCATCAATTGGACCCTCGGACCAAGCTCCTGGGGTGGCTGGCCATGGTTACCGCCATATTGGTTAGTTATAGCTGGCCGGTGCTCCTGCTCAACACAGGGTTGATTTTTGTGGTGATTTACCTGTCGAAAACAAGCCTGTCTTCGGTCTTGCACGGAATTAAATGGCTATGGATTATTTTTATCTGTAGTTTTCTGGCCCAGTGCATCTATACCCAGGGAGTTTCTCTATTCAGCCTGGGGCCGCTGACCGTGACTGTAGAAGGCGTATACCGGGGACTGTCAACATTTTTGCGCCTGCTCATTCTATTCTTGAGTTCCACCATCCTAACCATGACTACTTCACCAATGAAGCTGGCAGGAGGCCTGGAGGCTCTGTTTGCGCCTCTGGTCCGCCTGGGGGCGCCGGTAAATCAGTTTGCCATGCTGATTACGATTTCTCTGAGGTTTATACCCACCCTGCTGGAGGAAGCGGAGACCATCACCAGGTCCCAGAAGTCCCGCGGCGCGCCATTTACATCACCAAAGAAACTGGTGCGTTTGAAAACTTCTCTGGCGGTGCTCATACCTCTAGTGGTGAGTTCGCTGCAGCGGGCCACCGACCTGGCCGCGGCTATGGAAAGCAGGTGCTACACGGGCGGGCCGCACCACAGCCGGACCAGGAAACTGCGCTTTTGCCGCTGTGATCTGGCGGCGCTGCTCATAAGCATAACGGTAAGTATTTTACCGCTAATCTGTATCTATGGCATGGGCCTGCAGGTTCAGTCGCTTCAGAATTTACGTTAG
- a CDS encoding FadR/GntR family transcriptional regulator: MPVELKPIKTKKIYEEIIYQVKKLVTDGTLRPGDKLMSEREMAEQLQVGRSAVREAFRALEALGIIEIRQGGGTFIREISTHSLAEALALTLMTQKYTSRELLELRKILEVEAAGLASLRHSKEDLVKMEATLKEMSEALLTGDLGQQADWNFHYVVAEAAHNSLLLRFMDSIADTRCRVLQAAREELYRTPGMPQQLLKDHHAIFEAIRAGRDRDARRAMYKHLVRVEKATLN, translated from the coding sequence ATGCCTGTGGAGTTAAAGCCAATTAAGACCAAGAAAATATACGAGGAAATAATCTACCAGGTAAAAAAGCTGGTCACCGATGGAACCTTAAGGCCAGGGGATAAGCTCATGTCCGAAAGGGAAATGGCTGAACAACTTCAGGTTGGACGTTCGGCCGTAAGGGAGGCCTTTCGGGCTCTGGAGGCGTTGGGAATTATCGAAATAAGGCAGGGCGGCGGGACTTTTATCAGGGAGATCAGCACCCATTCGCTGGCGGAAGCGCTGGCGCTTACCTTGATGACCCAGAAGTACACCTCACGCGAACTGCTGGAGCTGAGGAAGATACTGGAAGTTGAGGCTGCCGGCCTGGCCTCGCTGCGGCATAGTAAAGAGGACCTGGTAAAAATGGAGGCGACCCTCAAGGAGATGTCTGAGGCCCTTCTAACAGGTGATTTGGGACAGCAGGCGGACTGGAATTTTCACTATGTGGTGGCGGAGGCCGCCCACAATTCCTTGCTGTTAAGGTTCATGGACTCAATTGCCGATACCAGGTGCAGGGTCCTGCAGGCAGCCCGGGAAGAGCTTTACCGTACGCCTGGCATGCCACAACAGCTGCTCAAAGATCACCACGCTATTTTTGAGGCAATCAGGGCAGGACGTGACAGGGATGCCAGGCGGGCCATGTACAAACACCTGGTCAGGGTGGAGAAGGCTACTTTAAATTGA
- a CDS encoding PAS domain-containing protein: MRDENKPKAQLINELVEMRRHIIETGTKLKQTESLLYDCKEKIKYFNSFMTAVSDRKPAEDKLRAAHQRLLDIIEFLPDATFVIDQDKKVIAWNRAIAEMTGVPKEAVMGKGEYAYAVPFYGSPQPILIDLIFSNDREIEKKYMYIDRQDNKIFAEKYSRFPFSGIESIMWGVAAPLFDKHGSLVGAVESIRDITKHKQAESALKAERQRLYYVLDRLPAFVCLITKDYSISFANLYFRERFGDSIGKPCYEVYRKQNKPCSHCPTLSVLKTKTTVEWEWTSLDGRVYQVYDYPYNDMDGSRLALELMVDITESKQIKEDLEMSEARYRAIVEDQTEFICRHLPGGTITFVNEAYCRYFGIKREELLGSNLRTFIGVNAMKQLEEHFSTINTKNPVATIELNVLMSWGENRWQHWTNRGIFNEQGHLVEFQSVGHDITKRKLAEQALQESETKYRTLVERIPAITYITRLDKTSTTIYVSPQIERILGFTQADFEAEPDTWHKQLHPDDRERVLAELSLFHVNNKPFQSEYRMVAHDGSVLWMKDEANITRDFDGRPLYVQGIMFDITQQKQVEEALRTSEERFNKAFNASPVLQAIISLSRKCFIDANESWLRTMGFKREELLNHTIYERYINENIALYENIIKSSDQWPIHNMEFVFHTKTGEKRAGLFSGDEIYLGGERCFLAVIRDITEKMQFEKEMARLDRLDLVGEMAAGIGHEIRNPMTSVRGFLQIFCTRKEFAPYKEHLNLMIEELDRANTIITEFLSLAKNKAVVQKAQNLNHIVQALSPLIMADGMVADKHIEFELNAIPEIALDDKEIRQLILNLVRNGFEAMSPGQKMKIKTFQDENVIVLAVRDPGKGIEPAVLEKLGTPFFTTKDNGTGLGLAMCYSIAARHNATIQVETGPTGTTFSVRFKM, encoded by the coding sequence ATGAGAGATGAAAACAAGCCAAAAGCACAACTTATCAACGAACTGGTCGAAATGCGCCGGCATATTATAGAAACGGGAACCAAGCTCAAGCAAACAGAGTCATTGTTATATGATTGCAAGGAAAAAATAAAGTATTTTAATTCCTTTATGACTGCTGTTTCAGATCGCAAGCCTGCGGAGGACAAGCTGCGCGCCGCCCACCAGCGGCTTCTTGATATAATCGAATTTCTCCCCGACGCGACATTTGTCATCGATCAGGATAAAAAAGTTATCGCCTGGAACCGTGCCATTGCGGAAATGACAGGCGTGCCAAAAGAAGCTGTTATGGGAAAAGGTGAATACGCTTACGCTGTACCTTTTTACGGAAGCCCACAACCAATCCTGATTGATCTCATTTTTTCGAATGACCGGGAAATTGAAAAAAAATATATGTATATCGATAGACAGGACAATAAAATATTTGCCGAAAAATACTCCCGTTTTCCCTTTAGCGGCATTGAATCCATTATGTGGGGCGTTGCGGCGCCGCTATTTGATAAACATGGCAGTCTCGTAGGAGCTGTCGAATCAATACGGGATATTACCAAGCATAAACAGGCGGAGTCAGCGCTGAAGGCCGAGAGGCAAAGGCTTTATTACGTACTGGACAGGCTGCCCGCCTTTGTTTGTCTGATCACAAAAGACTATTCGATATCTTTTGCCAACCTTTACTTCCGCGAGCGTTTTGGCGACTCCATAGGAAAACCTTGTTATGAAGTCTATCGAAAACAAAATAAACCTTGTTCACACTGCCCGACACTAAGTGTGCTTAAAACTAAAACCACCGTGGAATGGGAGTGGACCAGTTTAGACGGCAGGGTGTACCAGGTTTATGACTATCCCTACAATGATATGGACGGCTCCAGGCTGGCGCTGGAATTAATGGTTGACATTACCGAAAGCAAACAAATAAAAGAAGACCTGGAAATGAGTGAAGCCCGCTATCGCGCCATAGTTGAAGACCAAACCGAGTTTATCTGCCGTCACCTGCCGGGGGGAACTATAACCTTTGTTAACGAAGCTTACTGTCGCTACTTCGGCATAAAACGAGAGGAACTGCTAGGAAGCAATCTTAGGACATTTATTGGTGTAAATGCCATGAAACAACTTGAAGAACATTTTTCAACCATTAATACCAAAAACCCTGTTGCAACTATTGAACTGAATGTTTTAATGTCCTGGGGTGAAAATCGCTGGCAGCACTGGACCAACCGGGGGATATTTAACGAACAGGGCCATCTGGTTGAGTTCCAATCCGTAGGGCATGATATAACCAAGCGTAAGCTGGCGGAACAAGCATTACAGGAGTCAGAAACAAAATACCGGACCCTGGTAGAGCGAATTCCCGCGATAACATATATCACCCGGCTTGATAAAACCAGCACCACTATATACGTAAGCCCTCAAATAGAAAGAATACTTGGTTTTACTCAGGCAGATTTTGAGGCCGAACCGGATACCTGGCATAAACAACTGCACCCGGATGACCGGGAGCGGGTCTTGGCTGAGCTGTCCCTTTTCCATGTAAACAATAAGCCTTTTCAATCAGAATATCGAATGGTTGCCCATGACGGCAGTGTTTTATGGATGAAAGATGAAGCCAATATAACCCGGGACTTTGATGGCCGCCCCCTCTATGTGCAGGGCATTATGTTTGACATTACTCAACAAAAGCAAGTGGAGGAAGCCCTGCGCACATCGGAAGAACGTTTTAACAAAGCCTTTAATGCCAGCCCTGTTCTTCAGGCAATCATATCCTTGTCCAGAAAATGTTTCATTGACGCAAATGAAAGCTGGTTGAGGACAATGGGTTTTAAGCGTGAAGAGCTGTTGAACCATACCATTTACGAAAGGTACATAAATGAAAACATAGCGCTATATGAAAATATTATTAAATCCAGTGACCAGTGGCCAATACATAATATGGAATTCGTATTTCACACGAAAACCGGTGAGAAGAGAGCCGGCCTCTTTTCAGGAGACGAAATATATCTCGGTGGTGAAAGGTGTTTTCTTGCTGTGATCAGGGACATCACAGAAAAAATGCAGTTTGAAAAGGAAATGGCACGTCTCGACAGGCTGGACCTGGTAGGAGAAATGGCGGCGGGTATCGGCCATGAAATAAGAAACCCGATGACAAGTGTACGTGGTTTTTTACAAATATTTTGCACAAGAAAAGAGTTTGCCCCATATAAGGAACATCTGAACCTTATGATAGAAGAACTGGACCGGGCCAATACAATTATTACAGAGTTTCTTTCCCTCGCCAAAAACAAAGCAGTTGTGCAAAAGGCCCAAAACCTTAACCATATCGTACAGGCTTTATCTCCATTAATTATGGCTGACGGCATGGTTGCTGATAAACACATTGAATTTGAACTAAATGCTATACCGGAAATAGCCCTGGACGACAAAGAGATCCGCCAGCTAATCCTCAACCTGGTACGCAATGGTTTCGAGGCCATGTCCCCCGGTCAGAAAATGAAAATAAAAACATTCCAAGACGAAAACGTCATAGTCCTGGCAGTGCGGGACCCGGGAAAAGGTATTGAACCCGCCGTCCTCGAAAAATTGGGAACCCCCTTCTTCACTACTAAAGACAATGGAACCGGCCTGGGGTTGGCAATGTGTTACAGTATTGCCGCCAGACACAATGCTACCATCCAAGTAGAGACCGGGCCTACCGGGACCACTTTCTCGGTAAGGTTTAAGATGTGA